One window of Leifsonia sp. AK011 genomic DNA carries:
- a CDS encoding LemA family protein, whose translation MEILIVVGVIVLLVVIVGIYLWSTYNSLVTLNVRVDEAWSDITVQLKRRADLLPNLIEAVKGYAAHEKGVFENVTKARAETLSAQGPADAAAAENHMQQALKSIFAVAEAYPQLQASQNFLQLQAEIVDTEDKIQASRRFYNGGVRELNTKIKQFPNTLFVRGLGFTEREFFEVTDSAAIAEPPRVQF comes from the coding sequence ATGGAAATCCTTATCGTCGTTGGCGTCATCGTCCTGCTGGTGGTCATCGTCGGCATCTACCTCTGGTCGACCTACAACTCGCTCGTCACACTCAACGTTCGCGTGGACGAGGCCTGGAGCGACATCACGGTGCAGCTCAAGCGTCGTGCCGACCTGCTCCCCAACCTCATCGAGGCGGTCAAGGGATACGCGGCGCACGAGAAGGGCGTCTTCGAGAACGTCACGAAGGCCCGCGCCGAGACGCTCTCCGCCCAGGGACCCGCTGACGCTGCAGCGGCCGAAAACCACATGCAGCAGGCGCTCAAGAGCATTTTCGCCGTCGCTGAGGCGTACCCGCAGCTGCAGGCGAGCCAGAACTTCCTCCAGCTGCAGGCGGAGATCGTCGACACCGAGGACAAGATCCAGGCGAGCCGGCGTTTCTACAACGGTGGTGTGCGTGAGCTCAACACCAAGATCAAGCAGTTCCCGAACACGCTCTTCGTGCGCGGTCTCGGCTTCACCGAGCGCGAGTTCTTCGAGGTCACCGACTCGGCAGCCATCGCCGAGCCCCCGCGGGTTCAATTTTGA
- a CDS encoding M48 family metallopeptidase, whose protein sequence is MYRAIAKNKRNTVFIILLFILIIGGLAALAAVIYQDVTIVIITLVISIAYALIQYFAASSQALALSGAHQIEKADNPRLYRIVENLSITTGTPMPKVYIINDPAPNAFATGRDPEHASVAATTGLLEIMTDSELEGVMAHEIGHVQNYDIRVSMIVFGLVVAVGFIADMLLRMAFFGGRNSNNNNPIVLVFGLVAFLVAPLVAAVVQAAVSRQREYLADATGALTTRHPDALASALQKLADYGRPMIKQNSTMAHMWISDPTKPGLMDRLFATHPPLAERIQRLGKIGGSF, encoded by the coding sequence ATGTATCGCGCCATAGCGAAGAACAAACGCAACACCGTTTTCATCATCCTGCTGTTCATCCTCATCATCGGGGGTCTCGCTGCCCTCGCGGCGGTGATCTACCAGGACGTCACGATCGTCATCATCACGCTCGTGATCTCGATCGCCTACGCGCTCATCCAGTACTTCGCGGCGAGCAGTCAGGCGTTGGCGCTGAGTGGCGCGCACCAGATCGAGAAGGCCGATAACCCGAGGCTCTACCGCATCGTGGAGAACCTGTCGATCACCACGGGCACCCCGATGCCGAAGGTCTACATCATCAACGATCCGGCACCGAACGCGTTCGCGACGGGTCGCGACCCCGAGCACGCGTCGGTCGCCGCGACCACGGGCTTGCTGGAGATCATGACGGACTCGGAGCTCGAGGGCGTCATGGCGCACGAGATCGGTCACGTGCAGAACTACGACATCCGCGTCTCGATGATCGTCTTCGGCCTTGTCGTCGCGGTGGGCTTCATCGCCGACATGCTTCTGCGGATGGCCTTCTTCGGTGGCCGCAACTCGAACAACAACAACCCGATCGTGCTCGTATTCGGGCTTGTGGCGTTCCTCGTTGCGCCGCTCGTGGCCGCGGTCGTGCAGGCTGCGGTGTCGCGGCAGCGGGAGTACCTGGCGGATGCCACGGGCGCGCTCACGACGCGGCATCCCGACGCCCTCGCCTCGGCCCTGCAGAAGCTCGCCGACTACGGTCGCCCCATGATCAAGCAGAACTCGACGATGGCGCACATGTGGATCTCGGATCCGACGAAGCCGGGCCTCATGGACCGCCTCTTCGCGACTCACCCGCCGCTTGCCGAGCGCATCCAGCGTCTCGGCAAGATCGGCGGCAGTTTCTAG
- a CDS encoding winged helix-turn-helix domain-containing protein gives MVESVSAAQARRIALAAQGFGKPPAAASTRQLNATIQRLGLLQLDSINVYERSHYLPLFARLGAYDKTVLDRLTFGRRSKYIEYWAHEAAIIPAEDWPLWRWKMEQLRERDLGREPWVQQNSAMLQWLRDELAARGPVAASQIEHDSNKRAGPWWGWSDVKRGLEYLFRWGDAVSGGRTRFERSYALPGQILGGEVLSRVVSRQDAHRQLVERSAAALGIATASDLADYYRLKSTDVRPAIAELADAGVLLPVAVRGWSQGAWLHRDARIPRRIETEALLSPFDPVVWDRARALRMFGFHYRIEVYTPAPKRVYGYYTLPLLIDDALVGRIDLKSDRQAGVLRVQSAWREDGASVDLDRVVGLLDRIAAWQGLGGVEFADRGDLIAELARHYHSVG, from the coding sequence GTGGTGGAGTCCGTCAGCGCAGCGCAGGCCCGTCGAATTGCGCTCGCGGCGCAGGGCTTCGGCAAGCCGCCGGCCGCAGCCTCCACCCGACAGCTCAACGCGACGATCCAGCGGCTCGGTCTCCTGCAACTCGACTCGATCAACGTCTACGAACGCAGCCACTACCTGCCGCTCTTCGCTCGCCTGGGCGCCTACGACAAGACCGTGCTCGATCGGCTGACCTTCGGGCGCCGGTCGAAGTACATCGAGTACTGGGCCCATGAGGCCGCGATCATCCCAGCCGAGGACTGGCCGCTCTGGCGCTGGAAGATGGAGCAGCTGCGCGAGCGTGACCTCGGTCGCGAGCCGTGGGTGCAGCAGAACTCCGCGATGCTCCAGTGGTTGCGCGACGAACTCGCAGCGCGCGGTCCCGTCGCGGCCAGCCAGATCGAGCACGACTCCAACAAGCGGGCTGGGCCCTGGTGGGGCTGGTCGGACGTCAAGCGCGGACTCGAGTACCTGTTCCGCTGGGGTGATGCCGTGAGTGGGGGTCGCACGCGGTTCGAGCGGAGCTACGCCCTGCCGGGGCAGATCCTCGGTGGCGAGGTGCTGTCTCGCGTCGTCTCCCGGCAGGATGCCCACCGCCAACTGGTCGAACGCAGTGCCGCCGCGCTGGGGATCGCCACGGCGAGCGATCTCGCGGACTACTACCGGCTGAAGAGCACGGACGTGCGTCCCGCCATCGCCGAGCTCGCGGATGCTGGCGTTCTCCTGCCGGTGGCCGTGCGCGGGTGGTCGCAGGGTGCGTGGCTGCATCGGGATGCCCGCATCCCCCGTCGCATCGAGACCGAGGCGCTGCTCTCCCCCTTCGACCCCGTCGTGTGGGACCGCGCGAGGGCTCTCCGCATGTTCGGGTTCCACTACCGCATCGAGGTCTACACGCCCGCGCCGAAGCGCGTCTACGGGTACTACACGCTGCCGCTGCTCATCGACGATGCGCTCGTCGGCCGGATCGACCTCAAGAGCGACCGGCAGGCTGGGGTGCTGCGGGTGCAGTCCGCGTGGCGTGAGGACGGGGCATCCGTCGACCTGGACCGGGTCGTCGGGCTGCTGGATCGCATCGCCGCGTGGCAGGGGCTCGGCGGGGTCGAGTTCGCGGACCGCGGAGACCTCATCGCTGAGTTGGCGCGACACTACCACTCTGTGGGTTGA
- a CDS encoding ABC transporter substrate-binding protein: MTTKRILAGVALAAVTAITLAACAPAGDAPSSDVDAATATDLSAFGDLAGLEAAAKAEGALNVIALPRDWANYGEILDLFAERYPEITITEASPDASSAEEIQAAENLAGQDTAPDVFDVGLAVALSSTDQFAPYKVATWDEIPDALKEESGLFVGDYGGYMSVGYDPDTVPAPESLQDLLGADYLGKVAINGDPTQAGAAFAAVGMATVQNDGTLDDFTAGIDFFSELNKAANFLKIDPTDATIASGETPVVFDWDYLNAGYAASLEGQRNWEVVVFPGTAYAGYYNQAVNVDAPHPAAARLWQEFLYSDEVQNLWLKGGARPVRADAMAEAGTIDEELFAALPVVEGDTVVPTAEQSEAAGVLLGEKWAAAVQ, from the coding sequence TTGACCACCAAGCGCATTCTCGCCGGTGTGGCACTCGCTGCCGTCACCGCGATCACGCTCGCCGCCTGCGCACCCGCCGGCGACGCACCCTCCAGCGACGTCGACGCTGCGACCGCCACCGACCTGTCCGCTTTCGGCGACCTGGCCGGCCTCGAGGCCGCAGCCAAGGCCGAGGGCGCGCTCAACGTCATCGCGCTGCCGCGCGACTGGGCGAACTACGGCGAGATCCTCGACCTGTTCGCCGAGCGCTACCCGGAGATCACGATCACTGAGGCATCCCCCGACGCATCGAGCGCCGAGGAGATCCAGGCCGCGGAGAACCTCGCCGGCCAGGACACCGCTCCCGACGTCTTCGACGTGGGCCTTGCGGTCGCCCTCAGCAGCACGGACCAGTTCGCGCCCTACAAGGTCGCGACCTGGGATGAGATCCCGGACGCCCTCAAGGAGGAGTCGGGTCTCTTCGTCGGTGACTACGGCGGTTACATGTCGGTCGGCTACGACCCCGACACCGTGCCGGCACCCGAGTCGCTCCAGGACCTGCTCGGCGCCGACTACCTCGGCAAGGTCGCCATCAACGGCGACCCGACCCAGGCTGGCGCCGCGTTCGCGGCGGTCGGCATGGCCACCGTGCAGAACGACGGAACGCTGGATGACTTCACGGCGGGCATCGACTTCTTCTCCGAGCTGAACAAGGCGGCCAACTTCCTCAAGATCGACCCGACCGACGCGACCATCGCCTCGGGTGAGACCCCCGTCGTGTTCGACTGGGACTACCTGAACGCGGGCTACGCGGCATCCCTCGAGGGCCAGCGCAACTGGGAGGTCGTGGTGTTCCCCGGCACCGCCTACGCCGGTTACTACAACCAGGCCGTGAACGTGGATGCACCGCACCCCGCCGCGGCACGCCTGTGGCAGGAGTTCCTCTACAGCGACGAGGTGCAGAACCTCTGGCTGAAGGGTGGCGCTCGCCCGGTCCGTGCTGACGCCATGGCGGAGGCCGGCACCATCGATGAGGAGCTCTTCGCAGCGCTTCCCGTCGTTGAGGGTGACACGGTCGTTCCGACCGCCGAGCAGAGCGAGGCCGCTGGCGTGCTCCTCGGTGAGAAGTGGGCAGCTGCTGTCCAGTAA
- a CDS encoding ABC transporter permease subunit: MTGDAPRRSRRGASRLSILGLAPFAAYVVLFLGLPTMLALSTGLFDGDGAFTTTNLEALVDPVIVRTFWNSIWLSALTAVIGAVVGAAACYALLDAKPDGPLRTVVDSISGVLAQFGGVMLAFAFVTLIGTQGLLRVILQNNFGIDIFASGVWLYEVPGLVLPYIYFQVPLMIIVFLPALEALKPQWAEASATLGGTRATYWWRIGMPVLAPSFIGSLLLLFANSFSSYATAAALTSQGQGIVPLQIRAALTSETVLGRENLAGALALGMIVVMVVVMVIYSVFERRASRWQR, encoded by the coding sequence GTGACCGGTGATGCCCCGCGGCGTTCGCGTCGCGGGGCATCCCGCCTGTCCATCCTCGGTCTTGCGCCCTTCGCGGCGTATGTCGTGCTGTTCCTCGGCCTGCCGACGATGCTCGCGCTGAGCACCGGCTTGTTCGACGGGGACGGTGCCTTCACCACGACGAACCTCGAAGCGCTCGTCGACCCGGTCATTGTCCGCACCTTCTGGAACTCGATCTGGCTCTCGGCACTCACCGCCGTCATCGGAGCCGTCGTCGGTGCCGCGGCCTGCTACGCACTGCTCGATGCGAAGCCCGACGGCCCCCTCCGCACCGTCGTCGACTCGATCTCCGGTGTGCTCGCCCAGTTCGGCGGCGTCATGCTCGCCTTCGCGTTCGTGACCCTCATCGGCACGCAGGGCCTGCTCCGTGTGATCCTGCAGAACAATTTCGGCATCGACATCTTCGCGAGCGGCGTCTGGCTCTATGAGGTGCCCGGCCTCGTGCTGCCCTACATCTACTTCCAGGTGCCGCTGATGATCATCGTCTTCCTGCCGGCGCTGGAGGCTCTCAAGCCGCAGTGGGCGGAGGCATCGGCAACCCTCGGTGGCACCCGTGCCACATACTGGTGGCGCATCGGGATGCCCGTGCTCGCGCCGAGCTTCATCGGCTCGTTGCTCCTCCTCTTCGCCAACTCGTTCTCGTCCTACGCGACGGCCGCGGCCCTCACGAGCCAGGGGCAGGGCATCGTGCCCCTGCAGATCCGTGCCGCCCTCACGAGCGAGACGGTGCTCGGCCGGGAGAACCTCGCCGGAGCCCTCGCGCTCGGGATGATCGTGGTCATGGTCGTCGTGATGGTCATCTACTCCGTCTTCGAGAGAAGGGCTTCACGATGGCAGCGGTGA
- a CDS encoding ABC transporter permease, whose protein sequence is MAAVNRRLQRAHHPGPTAATRTIILVVITIFFALPLVSMVEFTLRGGLEGGYTIDRWVTVFTGQLGPEFNQLWIAIGNSLVLAAVTVVIMLVLLVPTMILIKLSFPRLRPVMEFICLLPITIPAIVLVVGLAPVYRVVSSIFGSGVWTLAFAYGILVLPYAYRAIQANLDSIDVKTLSEAARSLGAGWGTVLFRVIVPNLRRGLLAASFISVAVVLGEFTIASLLNRINLQTALLVVNKADPYIAVIFALLALVFAFLLLVIIGRLGSARRKDNS, encoded by the coding sequence ATGGCAGCGGTGAACCGCAGGCTGCAGCGCGCCCACCACCCGGGCCCGACCGCGGCAACGCGCACGATCATCCTCGTTGTCATCACGATCTTCTTCGCCCTGCCGCTCGTGAGCATGGTCGAGTTCACGCTCCGCGGCGGACTCGAGGGCGGCTACACGATCGATCGCTGGGTCACCGTCTTCACGGGGCAGCTCGGCCCCGAGTTCAACCAGTTGTGGATCGCGATCGGCAACTCGCTCGTGCTTGCGGCGGTGACGGTCGTCATCATGCTCGTGCTGCTCGTGCCGACGATGATCCTCATCAAGCTCTCCTTTCCACGGTTGCGCCCCGTCATGGAGTTCATCTGCCTGCTGCCGATCACGATCCCCGCGATCGTGCTCGTCGTGGGCCTTGCTCCCGTGTATCGCGTCGTGTCGTCGATCTTCGGCAGCGGCGTGTGGACCCTCGCCTTCGCCTACGGCATCCTTGTGCTGCCCTATGCGTACCGGGCGATCCAGGCCAACCTGGACTCGATCGACGTGAAGACGCTCAGTGAAGCCGCGCGGTCGCTCGGGGCGGGATGGGGAACCGTGCTCTTCCGAGTCATCGTGCCGAACCTGCGCCGCGGTCTTCTCGCTGCATCGTTCATCTCGGTCGCGGTTGTGCTCGGTGAGTTCACGATCGCCTCGCTCCTCAACCGCATCAACCTGCAGACCGCACTTCTCGTGGTGAACAAGGCCGATCCCTATATCGCGGTGATCTTCGCACTCCTCGCGCTCGTCTTCGCTTTCCTGCTCCTCGTCATCATCGGTCGGCTCGGGTCGGCTCGTCGTAAGGACAACTCATGA
- a CDS encoding ABC transporter ATP-binding protein: MTNTIPVAPAIDLEPVSGARVELAGVVKYYGPHRALNSINLAIEPGEFIALLGPSGCGKTTALRALSGLEGIDGGEILIDGEDVASVPTNRRDMGMVFQSYSLFPHMTVLENVQFGLRMRRVPAAERKGRAVEALDMVGLAQFGSRYAHQLSGGQQQRVALARALVTRPRVLLLDEPLSALDAKVRVQLRDEIRRIQTELGITTVFVTHDQEEALAVADRVAVMRDGVIEQVGTPEELYSTPASPFVADFVGLSNRVAGVASAGTATVQGVELAILGAPVRDGEVTVYIRPEDIAFATEGIRATVVASSFLGSLRRTQVRLEDDTLLSIQHEVDVRHEPGDSVHLRLKGAPVSAVPR, from the coding sequence ATGACCAACACCATTCCCGTGGCCCCCGCGATCGACCTCGAGCCCGTGTCGGGTGCGCGTGTGGAGCTCGCCGGCGTCGTCAAGTACTACGGGCCGCACCGTGCGCTCAACTCGATCAACCTCGCGATCGAACCCGGTGAGTTCATCGCGCTGCTCGGTCCGTCCGGCTGCGGCAAGACGACCGCCCTCCGGGCCCTGTCGGGGCTCGAGGGCATCGATGGCGGTGAGATATTGATCGACGGTGAGGATGTCGCATCCGTTCCCACCAACCGACGCGACATGGGCATGGTGTTCCAGTCGTACTCGCTCTTCCCGCACATGACGGTGCTCGAGAACGTGCAGTTCGGGCTGCGGATGCGCCGTGTCCCCGCCGCGGAGCGCAAGGGCCGCGCGGTGGAAGCGCTCGACATGGTCGGTCTCGCCCAGTTCGGGTCGCGCTACGCCCACCAGCTCTCGGGCGGCCAGCAGCAGCGCGTCGCGCTTGCCCGCGCTCTCGTCACCCGTCCCCGGGTGCTGCTCCTCGACGAGCCGCTGAGCGCGCTCGATGCCAAGGTGCGGGTACAGCTTCGCGACGAGATCCGCCGCATCCAGACGGAGCTCGGCATCACTACCGTCTTCGTCACCCACGACCAGGAGGAGGCGCTCGCCGTCGCCGACCGGGTTGCGGTCATGCGCGATGGCGTGATCGAGCAGGTCGGAACGCCGGAGGAGCTCTACTCGACCCCCGCCAGCCCCTTCGTTGCGGACTTCGTCGGTCTCTCGAATCGTGTGGCTGGCGTCGCTTCGGCGGGCACGGCAACCGTGCAGGGCGTCGAGCTCGCTATCCTCGGCGCGCCCGTGCGGGACGGGGAGGTCACCGTCTACATCCGCCCCGAGGACATCGCCTTCGCCACCGAGGGGATTCGGGCCACCGTCGTGGCATCCAGCTTCCTGGGGTCGCTCAGGCGCACCCAGGTACGCCTGGAGGATGACACGCTGCTCTCGATCCAGCACGAGGTGGACGTGCGCCATGAGCCGGGGGACTCCGTGCACCTGCGGCTCAAGGGTGCGCCCGTGAGCGCCGTACCCCGCTAA
- a CDS encoding AI-2E family transporter: protein MIFGKRTSASQPTGENDLVAPGLSIAAAYAWRILVVLGLVAVLVFLVIEFRYIVVPFFVAILLGALLVPFVNFLRRHRWPKGIAIAVAMLGTLGIVAGLVILVVTQVRSGYPDLQAKTIVAYENLKVWLLDSPLHLTDADINEWVGGLWEAIQRDSGVLVNGILSVGSTAGHVGAGILLALFATLFILIDGRGIWNWIVRLFPKRARPAVTGSGEAGWITLTTFVKVQIFVAFVDAVGIGLGAWILGLFYGGFPLVIPIAVAVFLGSFVPVVGALVTGTLAVFVALVYLGPFPAVLMLGIVLLVQQIEGHVLQPLILGTAVKVHPLAVVFAVAAGGFTAGIPGALFAVPIVAVANVMVKYIAGGTWRVVPHPTAKDILPHA from the coding sequence GTGATCTTCGGAAAGCGCACGAGCGCGTCGCAGCCCACGGGCGAGAACGACCTCGTCGCGCCCGGCCTGTCGATCGCGGCGGCCTACGCGTGGCGCATCCTCGTGGTGCTCGGCCTCGTTGCCGTGCTGGTGTTCCTGGTCATCGAGTTCCGGTACATCGTCGTCCCATTCTTCGTGGCGATCCTCCTCGGCGCGCTGCTCGTGCCGTTCGTCAACTTCCTCCGTCGGCACCGCTGGCCCAAGGGCATAGCGATCGCGGTCGCCATGCTCGGCACACTCGGTATCGTCGCTGGGCTCGTCATCCTCGTGGTCACCCAGGTGCGGTCGGGATACCCCGACCTGCAGGCCAAAACGATCGTCGCCTACGAGAACCTCAAGGTCTGGTTGCTCGACTCCCCGCTTCACCTGACGGATGCCGACATCAACGAGTGGGTCGGCGGGCTCTGGGAGGCGATCCAGCGCGACAGCGGGGTGCTCGTCAACGGGATCCTCTCGGTCGGGTCGACCGCGGGTCACGTCGGAGCTGGCATCCTTCTGGCGCTCTTCGCGACACTCTTCATCCTCATCGACGGTCGGGGCATCTGGAACTGGATCGTCAGGCTCTTCCCGAAGCGGGCGCGGCCAGCTGTCACCGGCTCCGGTGAGGCTGGATGGATCACGCTCACGACCTTCGTCAAGGTCCAGATCTTCGTCGCCTTCGTTGACGCGGTCGGCATCGGCCTGGGTGCGTGGATCCTCGGGCTGTTCTACGGCGGCTTCCCGCTCGTGATTCCCATCGCGGTCGCCGTGTTCCTCGGTTCCTTCGTCCCCGTGGTGGGTGCGCTCGTCACGGGCACACTCGCTGTGTTCGTCGCGCTCGTTTACCTCGGCCCCTTTCCCGCGGTTCTCATGCTCGGCATCGTGCTGCTCGTGCAGCAGATCGAGGGACACGTGCTCCAGCCGCTCATCCTCGGCACGGCGGTGAAGGTTCACCCCCTCGCGGTGGTGTTCGCGGTCGCCGCGGGAGGGTTCACCGCGGGCATCCCCGGAGCGCTGTTCGCCGTCCCGATCGTCGCCGTCGCCAACGTCATGGTCAAGTACATCGCGGGCGGCACGTGGCGCGTTGTTCCCCATCCCACCGCAAAGGACATCCTTCCCCATGCCTGA
- the ilvA gene encoding threonine ammonia-lyase yields MPDTALVGPRLVDFEAARDRIATVVNVTPMESSRYLGDVLGAPVYLKCENLQRTGSYKIRGAYNRLSLLSDEEKARGVVAASAGNHAQGVALAARELGIKATIFMPLGVPLPKLQATRDYGADVVLRGHTVAEPLLAAAEFARETGAVFIHPFDHVDVITGQGTMALDILDQQPNVDTVVVPIGGGGLISGLASAIKQRAALDGRTVRVIGIQAANAAAYPISLAEGEPTEITVFPTIADGIAVSRPGSLNFDIISKVVDEVVTVTEDEMAQALLVLIERAKLIVEPAGAVGVAAILAGKITPTGTTVVVLSGGNIDPLVMERVISHGLAASERYLKLRIPLPDRPGQLARVSAIVAECNANVVEVLHTRHNGGLQISQVELELHIETRGPEHADQVLAALRAEDFEPRVDF; encoded by the coding sequence ATGCCTGATACCGCTCTCGTCGGTCCACGACTCGTCGACTTCGAGGCCGCGCGCGACCGGATCGCCACGGTCGTCAACGTCACGCCGATGGAGAGTTCGCGCTACCTCGGCGACGTGCTGGGCGCGCCGGTCTACCTCAAGTGCGAGAACCTCCAGCGCACGGGCTCGTACAAGATCCGCGGCGCGTACAACCGCCTCTCGCTGCTCAGCGACGAGGAGAAGGCGCGCGGCGTCGTCGCCGCGTCGGCAGGCAACCACGCCCAGGGTGTCGCCCTCGCCGCACGCGAGCTCGGCATCAAGGCCACGATCTTCATGCCCCTCGGCGTCCCGCTGCCCAAGCTGCAGGCCACGAGGGACTACGGGGCGGATGTTGTGCTCCGAGGCCACACGGTAGCCGAACCGCTCCTGGCCGCCGCCGAATTCGCCCGCGAGACCGGCGCGGTGTTCATCCACCCCTTCGACCACGTGGACGTCATCACGGGCCAGGGCACGATGGCTCTCGACATCCTGGACCAGCAGCCGAACGTCGATACTGTCGTCGTGCCGATCGGCGGGGGAGGGCTCATCTCTGGCCTTGCCAGTGCGATCAAGCAGCGCGCGGCACTCGACGGTCGCACGGTGCGGGTCATCGGTATCCAGGCGGCGAATGCCGCCGCGTACCCCATCTCCCTCGCGGAGGGTGAGCCGACCGAGATCACGGTCTTCCCGACCATCGCGGACGGCATCGCAGTGTCGCGCCCCGGGTCGCTCAACTTCGACATCATCAGCAAGGTCGTGGACGAGGTCGTCACGGTGACCGAGGACGAGATGGCTCAGGCGCTGCTCGTACTGATCGAGCGGGCCAAGCTCATCGTGGAGCCCGCCGGTGCCGTGGGGGTTGCCGCGATACTCGCGGGCAAGATCACGCCGACGGGAACCACCGTCGTGGTGCTCTCGGGCGGCAACATCGACCCGTTGGTCATGGAACGCGTGATCAGCCACGGGCTCGCGGCATCCGAGCGCTACCTGAAGCTGCGCATTCCGCTGCCCGATCGCCCCGGCCAGCTGGCGCGTGTCTCCGCGATCGTGGCCGAGTGCAACGCGAACGTCGTGGAGGTGCTGCACACGCGCCACAACGGCGGCCTGCAGATCAGCCAGGTGGAACTCGAGCTGCACATCGAGACCCGCGGCCCCGAGCACGCCGACCAGGTGCTGGCGGCGCTGCGCGCCGAGGACTTCGAGCCCCGCGTCGACTTCTAG
- the greA gene encoding transcription elongation factor GreA, with product MTDSNVTWLTQEAFDRLNAELESLSGEGRLEIAKKIEAAREEGDLKENGGYHAAKEEQGKIEARIRVLTELLRNSVVGEAPESTGVVAPGTLVTATILGDESTFLIGSREIVGDSDLDVYSEGSPLGTAIIGMSAGDETSYTAPNGRSITVKVLKVETYIP from the coding sequence GTGACCGACAGTAACGTCACGTGGCTGACCCAGGAAGCCTTTGACCGCCTGAACGCGGAGCTCGAGTCGCTCTCCGGCGAGGGCCGGCTCGAGATCGCGAAGAAGATCGAGGCGGCCCGCGAGGAGGGTGACCTCAAGGAGAACGGCGGCTATCACGCCGCCAAGGAGGAGCAGGGCAAGATCGAGGCGCGCATCCGTGTTCTCACCGAGCTTCTGCGCAACTCCGTGGTCGGTGAAGCGCCCGAGTCCACAGGCGTGGTTGCGCCCGGCACCCTCGTCACAGCGACGATCCTCGGCGACGAGTCGACGTTCCTCATCGGCAGCAGGGAGATCGTGGGCGACAGTGACCTCGACGTGTACAGCGAGGGCAGCCCGCTCGGCACGGCGATCATCGGCATGAGCGCCGGCGACGAGACCAGCTACACGGCCCCCAACGGGCGCTCGATCACCGTGAAGGTGCTCAAGGTGGAGACGTACATCCCGTAG
- a CDS encoding DUF4307 domain-containing protein, with the protein MTSPAPTEHDSPLAARYGRTTSQARRTRIIAIVAGIAFAVVFGAWLWWAGILTPNAQFEAKDTAHSIESDSLVSVTWQFTVDPGLPASCAVQALNSTYAIVGWRVVDIPPSDDTIRTFTEQVRTSERAVTGLIYRCWLT; encoded by the coding sequence GTGACATCCCCTGCGCCCACCGAGCACGACAGCCCGCTTGCCGCCCGCTACGGGCGCACGACGTCACAGGCCCGCAGGACCCGGATCATCGCCATCGTTGCGGGCATCGCGTTCGCCGTCGTGTTCGGGGCGTGGCTCTGGTGGGCGGGGATCCTGACACCCAACGCGCAGTTCGAAGCCAAGGACACCGCGCACAGCATCGAGAGTGACTCCCTGGTGAGTGTCACGTGGCAGTTCACGGTGGACCCGGGGCTGCCGGCATCCTGCGCGGTCCAGGCGCTGAACAGCACCTACGCGATCGTGGGATGGCGCGTGGTGGACATCCCGCCGTCGGATGACACGATCCGCACCTTCACCGAGCAGGTCCGCACCTCGGAGCGGGCCGTCACCGGGTTGATCTACCGCTGTTGGCTCACCTAG
- a CDS encoding hemolysin III family protein: protein MALSDTDSQHDEDPAAELPNLPLLEDAIEYQAIDAKPTWRGWIHAGTFPLAIALGVILVVLADGVAAKVSSAIFFASSLLLFGISALYHRINWSPKVKATFKRFDHANIFLLIAGSYTPLSVLCLPADKATILLVLVWSGALLGIGFRIFWIGAPRWLYVPLYVILGWAAMMFIVDFFQAAPVTMSLIIAGGLLYTVGAVFYGLKRPNPWPGKFGFHELFHLCTLLAFLCHWVAILLVAINPPVLA, encoded by the coding sequence ATGGCGCTCAGCGATACCGATTCCCAGCACGACGAAGACCCGGCAGCTGAGCTCCCCAACCTCCCGCTCCTCGAGGACGCGATCGAGTACCAGGCCATCGACGCCAAGCCGACCTGGCGCGGATGGATTCATGCCGGCACCTTCCCGCTCGCCATCGCGCTCGGCGTCATCCTCGTGGTTCTCGCCGACGGCGTCGCAGCCAAGGTCAGCTCCGCGATCTTCTTCGCCAGCTCCCTGCTGCTGTTCGGCATCTCGGCCCTGTACCACCGCATCAACTGGAGCCCCAAGGTCAAGGCGACGTTCAAGCGCTTCGACCACGCCAATATCTTCCTGCTGATCGCGGGGTCCTACACGCCGCTCTCTGTGCTGTGCCTGCCAGCCGACAAGGCCACCATCCTGCTTGTCCTGGTGTGGAGCGGTGCGCTGCTCGGTATCGGCTTCCGGATCTTCTGGATCGGGGCTCCGCGGTGGCTCTACGTTCCCCTGTACGTGATCCTCGGATGGGCCGCGATGATGTTCATCGTCGACTTCTTCCAGGCGGCACCCGTCACGATGTCACTGATCATCGCCGGTGGCCTGCTCTACACGGTGGGCGCGGTGTTCTACGGCCTGAAACGCCCCAACCCCTGGCCGGGCAAGTTCGGTTTCCACGAGCTGTTCCACCTCTGCACCCTGCTGGCGTTCCTGTGCCACTGGGTCGCGATCCTGCTCGTCGCGATCAACCCGCCGGTACTCGCCTAG